In a single window of the Nicotiana tomentosiformis chromosome 10, ASM39032v3, whole genome shotgun sequence genome:
- the LOC138900158 gene encoding uncharacterized protein — MMKSLSINVSLVESLEQIPGYAKFMKDLATKKRSMNCETIKMTHQMSEILHSMAPKLEDPGAFIIPCTIRSVAFAKTLCDLGASINLIPYLVFETFGIGQPRPTSMRLQVADRTMKRSLGMIEDVLVRVNKFIISADFVILDYEVE, encoded by the coding sequence ATGATGAAGAGCCTATCTATCAATGTGTCATTGGTTGAATCCTTGGAGCAAATACCCggctatgcaaagtttatgaaggatttggcgACAAAGAAGCGatcgatgaattgtgaaactataaaAATGACTCATCAAATGAGTGAAATTTTACATTCCATGGCTCCCAAATTGGAAGATCCTGGTGCTTTCATAATCCCTTGTACTATTAGAAGTGTTGCGTTTGCTAAAAcactttgtgatcttggggcaagtatcaacttgATACCCTATTTGGTTTTCGAGACTTttggaattgggcaaccaagacccacatctatgagattacaagtggccgatcgtaccatgaagagatcATTGGGAatgattgaggatgtattggttcgtgttaataaattcattatttcggcagattttgtcattcttgattaTGAAGTTGAATAA